Proteins co-encoded in one Marinomonas sp. IMCC 4694 genomic window:
- a CDS encoding mobilization protein yields MGKVHFVGGEKGGVGKSMTARVLAQYYIDHDMPFLGFDCDSSHGTFSRFYSEFSSPIVVGEEDSLDGMLAAIEEYPDRDLIIDLAAQAAQPLGKWIEETDVFGLLDELGYQVCLWHVMDDGADSVALLDELLERYTEPSVDIIVVQNLGRGSDFSRFKKSDTFKNAVSRDALIIELPKLQSKLTQKIDFNSSSFWAVANDKGIMNIAERQRMKVWLRNAYEQLALLG; encoded by the coding sequence ATGGGTAAGGTACATTTTGTTGGCGGTGAAAAAGGCGGCGTGGGAAAATCCATGACGGCACGCGTATTAGCGCAGTATTACATTGATCACGACATGCCCTTCTTGGGCTTCGATTGTGATTCTTCCCATGGCACATTCTCACGTTTTTACAGCGAATTCTCCTCACCTATTGTGGTGGGTGAAGAAGACAGCCTCGACGGCATGCTCGCAGCAATAGAAGAATACCCAGATCGAGATTTGATTATCGATCTCGCGGCTCAAGCGGCTCAACCGTTGGGAAAGTGGATTGAAGAAACCGATGTTTTTGGTTTATTAGACGAATTAGGCTATCAGGTTTGTCTGTGGCACGTTATGGACGATGGCGCGGACTCTGTTGCCTTGTTAGACGAGTTACTTGAACGTTATACAGAACCCTCTGTGGATATTATTGTGGTGCAAAATCTTGGCCGTGGTAGTGATTTTTCTCGTTTTAAAAAGTCCGATACCTTCAAAAATGCTGTCAGCCGCGACGCCTTAATTATTGAGCTGCCGAAACTACAAAGTAAGCTAACGCAAAAAATTGATTTTAACAGCAGCAGTTTCTGGGCGGTAGCAAACGACAAAGGCATTATGAATATTGCAGAACGCCAACGCATGAAAGTGTGGTTACGTAACGCTTACGAGCAATTAGCGTTGTTAGGTTAA
- a CDS encoding cyclic nucleotide-binding domain-containing protein yields MDITTQINAFPFMSDADVQLSASLIDLATIKVLKSGEVLAKQFEVGQNLYFLLEGEIAISVPLQDTGKSYNVGIINRLLSPIGWSAFRHPSRYATTFTATKSTTLLMWPIVELQKILDGNLDFANRFLQFVYQESLPVLTNIQNQTRPFFSNESLAFEETRPLMDYDTQAYAIKDATALLNYAPFCDTFTQAEIHALAKQSSILLAHQGDILSQQDQPADGLYLLIKGKVVVSYQTDSGDLITTRSISRAGTVLAWSTQNEALKNRTSIISSRDSSILFIQQDDLLAIFQDNPKFSVKYLYRLIWLVGTHLLAARMRYLSQIANDEVLAVSNVIEQNAALLPVSSPLYKVSELLKSAITTDEAFGVLYKCLHFGCVLERTISGMCLDILKDLQRENAFYRHLQNVYDTINNLPKETPALDARRLATELFKQAFQQVPYVVKGLENLPKKAGSLFIYNHLLGSPTNRLPNGFRFSMDAQFISAMVIDNEYGVSGQRVVRRSKESEFWRDDFYNRFGNIFIDSWEDLTRDTPEFDEFIRQSQNALRQDFPLMISPEGKSFSTQQSPGALLPHAFELAGSMGADEPWIVPIVVANFDKRADHNLYTVIIKPAFKLSSKVDYQDKEALNQFLLSYQEDYQGYVNEALELSREIRQYPVFSGKKGYRSNVMSLNQIDVEFESDVRELEFHLAYQEYKAQPVAFYGSSTMRLWSDFTRHFRDKDGINLGFGGATLEACVYYFERIILPHKPRSLVIYAGDNDIGNHYDSNKVIELYIELLQKVDKHLPGIPVTLISIKCSPARIKMRRIIEATNIQLGRLAKTRPNTQYLDLFSSLLDKKGDLKNALFEGDKLHLNNKAYELWTEQLLKSEAFIFQQR; encoded by the coding sequence ATGGACATAACAACACAGATCAATGCTTTCCCTTTTATGTCAGATGCTGATGTGCAATTAAGCGCCTCTTTAATTGACCTTGCCACTATCAAAGTACTGAAGTCGGGTGAAGTACTGGCGAAACAATTTGAAGTGGGACAAAATCTCTATTTTTTACTAGAGGGCGAGATAGCCATCTCAGTGCCTCTGCAAGACACAGGGAAATCCTACAACGTTGGTATAATCAACCGCCTATTGTCGCCTATTGGATGGTCTGCTTTTCGTCATCCGTCACGGTATGCCACGACATTTACGGCCACAAAATCCACGACATTATTGATGTGGCCAATTGTTGAGCTGCAAAAAATACTCGATGGCAACCTCGATTTTGCCAATCGATTTTTACAGTTTGTCTATCAAGAATCGTTACCGGTGTTGACTAACATTCAAAATCAGACCCGTCCTTTTTTCTCTAATGAATCCCTAGCATTTGAAGAAACTCGCCCTTTAATGGATTACGATACCCAAGCTTACGCGATCAAAGACGCCACCGCGCTGCTCAACTACGCGCCTTTTTGTGACACTTTTACTCAAGCTGAAATTCATGCATTGGCGAAGCAATCGTCTATCTTGTTGGCGCATCAAGGCGACATATTAAGCCAACAAGACCAACCTGCTGATGGCCTGTATCTCTTGATCAAAGGTAAGGTCGTGGTGAGCTATCAAACCGATTCTGGTGACCTGATTACGACCCGATCCATTTCTCGGGCAGGCACCGTGCTGGCGTGGTCGACACAAAATGAAGCGTTAAAAAATCGTACCTCCATTATTTCATCTCGCGACAGCAGCATTCTTTTTATTCAACAAGACGACTTATTAGCGATATTTCAAGACAACCCAAAATTTTCTGTGAAATACCTGTATCGCCTTATTTGGCTTGTCGGCACCCATTTATTGGCCGCTAGAATGCGTTACTTGTCGCAAATAGCCAACGATGAAGTATTGGCGGTCAGCAATGTTATTGAACAAAACGCCGCACTCTTACCGGTGAGTTCCCCCTTGTACAAGGTCAGCGAATTGCTGAAAAGCGCCATCACCACGGACGAGGCTTTTGGGGTGTTGTACAAGTGTCTGCATTTTGGCTGTGTACTGGAGCGCACTATTTCCGGAATGTGTTTGGATATTTTAAAAGATTTACAGCGGGAAAATGCGTTTTATCGCCATTTGCAAAATGTCTATGACACCATCAACAATTTACCCAAAGAAACACCCGCTTTAGACGCACGACGTCTGGCTACTGAACTCTTTAAGCAGGCATTTCAACAGGTACCTTACGTCGTGAAGGGATTGGAAAATCTACCGAAAAAAGCGGGCTCCCTGTTTATTTACAACCACTTATTAGGCTCCCCTACCAACCGCTTACCCAATGGCTTTCGTTTCTCAATGGACGCGCAGTTTATCAGCGCCATGGTAATCGACAATGAATACGGCGTATCAGGGCAACGGGTTGTGCGTCGTAGCAAAGAGAGCGAGTTTTGGCGTGACGATTTTTACAACCGCTTTGGCAACATCTTCATCGATAGCTGGGAGGACCTAACCCGAGACACACCAGAATTCGACGAATTTATCCGTCAGTCTCAAAACGCCTTACGTCAAGATTTCCCTCTGATGATTTCACCAGAAGGTAAGAGCTTCAGCACGCAACAATCACCTGGCGCGTTATTGCCTCACGCCTTTGAATTGGCTGGCTCCATGGGAGCCGACGAACCTTGGATTGTGCCCATCGTGGTTGCTAACTTTGATAAACGTGCTGACCACAACCTTTACACCGTCATTATAAAACCCGCGTTCAAATTATCCAGCAAGGTCGATTATCAAGATAAAGAAGCGCTGAATCAGTTTTTGCTAAGCTACCAAGAAGACTATCAAGGGTATGTGAATGAGGCGCTGGAATTGTCTCGTGAAATCCGCCAATACCCTGTATTCAGTGGCAAAAAAGGCTACCGCTCTAATGTCATGAGTTTGAACCAGATCGATGTTGAATTTGAATCCGATGTACGCGAACTGGAATTTCACTTGGCTTATCAGGAATACAAAGCGCAACCGGTGGCTTTTTATGGCTCATCAACAATGCGTCTGTGGAGTGACTTTACCCGTCATTTCCGCGATAAAGATGGCATTAACCTTGGCTTTGGAGGAGCGACACTTGAAGCCTGCGTGTATTATTTTGAACGTATTATTTTGCCGCACAAGCCTCGTTCTTTGGTTATTTATGCCGGCGATAATGACATTGGCAATCATTATGACAGCAATAAAGTCATTGAACTGTACATTGAATTATTGCAAAAAGTGGACAAGCATTTGCCGGGAATACCCGTGACCTTAATCAGCATCAAATGCAGCCCCGCCCGAATTAAAATGCGCCGTATTATCGAAGCGACCAACATTCAACTGGGACGACTGGCAAAAACGCGCCCAAATACACAATATTTGGATCTCTTTTCTTCACTGCTTGACAAAAAAGGAGACTTAAAGAACGCGCTATTTGAAGGAGATAAGCTGCACCTGAACAATAAAGCGTACGAGCTTTGGACTGAGCAACTGCTTAAATCTGAAGCGTTTATTTTTCAACAACGATAG
- a CDS encoding flavin reductase family protein, with the protein MRFQFDQLSGNQRYHLITQTITPRPIAWILTKNENASVNIAPFSYFAPLSSDPALLVVSIGNKTSEEQKDTKQNLLREKECVLHIPSGDLMNAVNQSAAPLPYGDSELPTTGLSLCDFTQTLPRIKEAKVALHCRLFDTHTLGHASFHAVYLEILDLYVEDSLVTEENNRIFIDNQKLNPLARLGGDDYALISEAVTIKRPS; encoded by the coding sequence ATGCGTTTCCAGTTCGATCAATTAAGTGGCAATCAGCGCTATCATCTGATCACTCAAACCATCACGCCACGACCTATCGCGTGGATTTTAACCAAAAATGAAAATGCGAGTGTGAATATTGCTCCCTTTTCCTATTTTGCGCCTCTCTCGTCCGATCCGGCTTTACTTGTGGTATCCATTGGCAACAAAACATCGGAAGAGCAAAAAGACACTAAACAAAATCTATTGCGCGAAAAGGAATGTGTTTTGCATATTCCTAGTGGTGATCTGATGAATGCGGTGAACCAAAGTGCAGCGCCCCTGCCTTATGGTGACTCTGAACTGCCTACAACAGGATTATCTCTGTGTGATTTCACCCAAACCCTGCCGCGCATTAAAGAAGCAAAAGTCGCGCTTCATTGTCGTCTATTTGATACACACACCCTGGGACACGCTTCGTTTCATGCGGTGTACTTGGAAATACTGGATCTTTACGTTGAAGACAGCTTAGTAACCGAAGAAAATAATCGAATATTCATCGACAATCAAAAACTTAACCCTCTTGCACGACTAGGCGGCGACGATTACGCGCTCATCAGTGAAGCCGTAACAATTAAGCGCCCAAGCTAG
- the tnpB gene encoding IS66 family insertion sequence element accessory protein TnpB (TnpB, as the term is used for proteins encoded by IS66 family insertion elements, is considered an accessory protein, since TnpC, encoded by a neighboring gene, is a DDE family transposase.), which yields MFTASSQLNVTLICGPTDMRKAIDGLCNIVAYNLEKEPCSEQLFVFCGRARDKIKILQWSNNGFWLHYKRLEKGHFQWPGIDDELLSLQVSSRQLNWLLDGLPIHSSQAHPHLTYRYHDE from the coding sequence ATGTTTACCGCGTCATCTCAACTCAACGTCACCCTTATTTGTGGCCCTACCGATATGCGAAAAGCCATTGATGGACTCTGTAATATTGTCGCCTACAATCTTGAAAAAGAGCCTTGTAGCGAACAATTGTTTGTCTTCTGTGGACGAGCACGTGACAAGATCAAAATCCTGCAATGGTCAAACAATGGTTTTTGGTTACATTACAAACGATTGGAAAAAGGCCACTTCCAATGGCCGGGGATTGATGATGAACTCTTGTCCCTTCAGGTTTCCTCCAGACAACTCAATTGGTTGCTGGACGGCCTACCGATTCATTCTTCACAAGCTCATCCGCATTTAACCTACCGATATCATGACGAATAG
- a CDS encoding putative 2OG-Fe(II) oxygenase, which produces MNNTTTIEALQVWTTPLFVTQMPDHDFLKEALLAAVYEQKARQTIAIESRIAPKAKHALHESTLDFLDSADANVMEAKRALEEILLEVAASVNQAFWPEDMEADAHIIESWYHVTQKGGYHDAHSHPNCSWCGIYYLEPGDAHIEGKGGLNRFYDPRVNAEHYADPGTAYLGGHGVWDFTPTDGQIIIFPSYLKHSALPYFGDKDRVVIAFNSIIEAY; this is translated from the coding sequence ATGAACAACACAACAACCATTGAAGCACTGCAAGTATGGACCACCCCTCTTTTTGTTACACAGATGCCAGATCATGACTTTTTAAAAGAAGCGTTATTAGCGGCGGTCTATGAACAAAAAGCCCGCCAAACCATCGCCATTGAAAGCCGAATCGCCCCCAAAGCCAAACACGCTTTACACGAAAGTACATTAGATTTTCTCGACTCGGCCGACGCCAATGTGATGGAAGCCAAACGGGCGCTAGAAGAAATCCTTCTTGAAGTCGCCGCGTCGGTCAATCAAGCCTTTTGGCCAGAAGACATGGAAGCCGACGCCCACATCATTGAGTCGTGGTATCACGTTACTCAAAAAGGTGGCTACCACGACGCTCATTCTCATCCTAACTGCTCTTGGTGTGGCATTTATTATTTAGAACCAGGAGATGCTCACATAGAAGGAAAGGGCGGACTCAATCGCTTTTACGATCCTAGAGTCAATGCGGAGCACTATGCTGACCCAGGCACAGCCTATCTGGGAGGCCATGGCGTATGGGATTTCACACCGACAGACGGTCAAATCATTATCTTCCCTTCGTATCTAAAGCATTCTGCCTTACCTTATTTTGGTGACAAAGATCGAGTGGTGATTGCGTTTAACAGCATCATTGAAGCGTACTGA
- the tnpC gene encoding IS66 family transposase, with product MKIRSEDLPNDIDSLKAKLLEQALLLDEKDSLLGKKDILLAQWQSKYQLILEQWRLAQQKQFGKSSEVSPGQGELFDESAIEAAEALTDAEPETQTISYTRAKPKRKPLPKDLPREIVVLDAAESDKVCSCCQGALHCIGEDRSEKLEFIPAQLKVIETVRPKYACRECEKTGTQNAIKQAAMPPSIIPKGIATPSLLSQIITGKFQYSLPLYRQETLFKQYGIELSRRTMSDWMKKCADALEPLYERLHQELLKQSVIQADETTLNVIKEARSKCYMWVYCTGNDAPDKHNPIPNIVLYDYQPTRSGQCAVDFLQGFDGYLNVDGYQAYESTQATLAGCWAHARRKFIEAEKGMPKGKSGKATIAISYIKKLYAIETLAQQADNAEAAFKIRQEQVPEVLANYKAWLEKSAQQVPPKSLLGKAIQYNLNQWDKLSVYLTDWRINIDNNRAERAIKPFVIGRKNWLFANTGSGAKSSAMLYSIIETAKANGLIPYDYLVRLFEELPRRKENDDMDDLLPWNIRLT from the coding sequence ATGAAAATACGCTCAGAAGACTTACCCAATGACATTGACTCGCTTAAGGCCAAATTGCTTGAGCAAGCTTTGCTATTGGATGAAAAAGACAGTCTTCTGGGTAAAAAGGATATTCTGCTTGCCCAATGGCAATCCAAGTATCAGCTTATTTTGGAACAGTGGCGTTTGGCGCAGCAAAAGCAGTTTGGCAAAAGCTCGGAAGTCTCGCCCGGCCAAGGAGAGTTGTTTGATGAAAGTGCGATTGAGGCAGCAGAGGCATTAACCGATGCCGAGCCTGAAACGCAAACCATCTCTTACACTCGTGCCAAGCCTAAGCGCAAACCCTTGCCCAAAGACCTGCCGCGCGAAATCGTTGTGCTGGACGCTGCCGAGTCTGATAAAGTCTGTTCCTGCTGCCAAGGGGCGCTTCATTGTATTGGTGAAGACCGTTCTGAAAAGTTAGAGTTTATCCCAGCCCAACTCAAGGTCATCGAAACAGTCCGCCCTAAATACGCGTGCCGTGAGTGTGAAAAGACAGGCACGCAGAACGCCATCAAACAAGCGGCTATGCCACCGAGTATTATCCCAAAAGGCATCGCCACACCGAGTTTGCTGAGTCAGATTATCACCGGTAAATTCCAATACAGCTTACCGCTCTATCGACAAGAAACCTTATTTAAACAATACGGTATTGAGTTAAGCCGACGAACCATGTCAGATTGGATGAAAAAATGTGCTGATGCCTTAGAGCCGCTTTATGAACGGCTACATCAAGAATTACTGAAACAGTCCGTCATCCAAGCCGATGAAACCACGCTTAATGTGATTAAAGAAGCTCGTTCAAAATGCTACATGTGGGTGTATTGCACTGGCAATGATGCCCCAGACAAACACAACCCGATCCCGAATATTGTCTTATACGATTACCAACCGACTCGAAGTGGGCAATGCGCCGTTGATTTTTTACAAGGCTTCGATGGCTATCTCAATGTGGATGGTTATCAAGCGTACGAATCGACCCAAGCCACGCTGGCAGGCTGCTGGGCACACGCACGTCGAAAATTCATTGAAGCCGAAAAAGGCATGCCAAAGGGCAAATCAGGAAAAGCGACCATCGCCATCAGCTACATCAAAAAACTGTACGCCATCGAAACGCTGGCCCAACAGGCCGACAATGCAGAAGCCGCATTTAAAATCCGTCAGGAACAAGTCCCCGAAGTCTTAGCGAACTACAAAGCATGGCTTGAAAAATCGGCTCAACAGGTGCCACCTAAATCCTTATTAGGCAAAGCCATCCAATACAATCTCAATCAATGGGACAAACTCAGTGTTTACTTGACTGATTGGCGCATCAACATCGACAACAATCGTGCTGAACGCGCCATTAAACCCTTCGTTATTGGACGTAAAAATTGGTTGTTTGCTAACACAGGAAGTGGCGCAAAATCCAGTGCCATGCTTTACAGCATCATCGAAACAGCGAAAGCCAATGGGCTTATCCCGTATGATTACTTAGTCAGATTGTTTGAAGAACTGCCGAGAAGAAAGGAAAATGATGACATGGACGATTTATTGCCGTGGAATATCAGGCTAACTTAA
- the dapA gene encoding 4-hydroxy-tetrahydrodipicolinate synthase, with protein sequence MFYGAITALITPFRDGQLDEDALRNIVRWQIDQGINGLVPVGTTGESPTLSEHEHKRVIEITVQEADKAVPVLAGAGSNNPVEAVNYSEYAYQAGADATLHVAGYYNRPNQTGLYEHFKYVHDNSKLPIILYNIPPRSVVGLEVNTLARLADLPRVIGVKDATGDLTRPIRERALINKPFNFLSGDDITTVAYNVGGGNGCISVSSNVAPKQVVELQRLCREGKYPEAAQLQDKLFALHNALFIEPNPAGPKYAMSLLGLCTDECRLPMVPLQDTTKATIRRVMEELELI encoded by the coding sequence ATGTTTTACGGCGCAATCACAGCACTTATTACTCCTTTTCGAGACGGTCAACTAGATGAAGACGCCTTGCGAAACATTGTTCGCTGGCAAATAGACCAAGGTATCAATGGGCTGGTTCCGGTTGGCACCACGGGAGAATCCCCCACATTGAGCGAGCACGAACACAAACGCGTCATCGAGATTACCGTTCAAGAAGCCGATAAAGCTGTACCTGTGTTAGCCGGTGCTGGATCAAACAATCCTGTCGAAGCGGTGAATTATTCTGAGTACGCCTACCAGGCTGGTGCTGATGCGACATTGCACGTTGCCGGCTACTATAACCGCCCAAATCAAACCGGTCTCTATGAGCATTTTAAATACGTACACGACAACAGCAAATTGCCTATTATACTGTACAATATTCCACCTCGTTCGGTAGTGGGTTTGGAAGTCAATACGCTCGCTCGCCTTGCTGATTTACCTAGAGTGATTGGGGTCAAAGACGCAACAGGTGATTTAACACGCCCTATTCGTGAGCGTGCCCTGATCAACAAACCCTTTAATTTTTTAAGTGGCGACGACATCACAACCGTAGCTTACAATGTTGGCGGCGGTAACGGCTGTATCTCGGTTTCGTCCAACGTCGCACCGAAGCAAGTGGTAGAGTTACAACGCTTGTGCCGCGAAGGAAAATACCCAGAAGCAGCCCAGTTACAAGACAAACTCTTTGCTCTGCACAACGCTTTGTTTATTGAGCCGAACCCTGCCGGACCGAAATACGCCATGTCATTATTAGGGCTTTGTACAGATGAATGTCGTTTGCCGATGGTACCGTTGCAAGACACAACGAAAGCAACAATTCGTCGTGTTATGGAAGAACTGGAATTGATTTAA